A single region of the Oscillospiraceae bacterium genome encodes:
- a CDS encoding ABC transporter permease, producing the protein MSENKKMPKKNPLSFQLDLSKFTPASEEEKLQQVQMRERTTFFKDGMRRLWKNKIAMTCFFIILIILLMVVFVPMVYPYSYEQQLGLTQGQSVDSSYLNLKPFEYGATEQARIAAGEKVFPHIFGTDTAGRDYAIRVIYGARVSLLVGFFASIIVLIIGVTYGSIAGYFGGKVDLFMMRIVDIIYSLPDLLMIILLSVVLKTVLAPVIEGSWFSKLGTGMISIFIVFALLYWVSMARLIRGQILSIKQEEYVLTAKSIGASAFRIIRKHILPNCISIIIITTALQIPSAIFTESFLSFLGLGVSIPMPSLGSLASDALTGIYSYAYRLVIPAVFICLIVLSLNLLGDGLRDAFDPKLKN; encoded by the coding sequence ATGAGCGAAAATAAAAAAATGCCCAAAAAGAATCCTCTGAGCTTTCAACTGGATTTATCTAAATTTACACCCGCAAGCGAAGAAGAGAAACTGCAGCAGGTGCAAATGCGTGAGCGGACCACTTTTTTTAAAGACGGCATGCGCCGTCTTTGGAAAAATAAAATTGCCATGACCTGCTTCTTTATTATTCTGATCATTCTGCTTATGGTGGTTTTCGTACCGATGGTCTATCCGTATTCTTACGAACAGCAGCTTGGTCTTACTCAGGGCCAAAGTGTGGATTCGTCCTATTTGAATTTAAAGCCGTTTGAATACGGAGCGACCGAACAGGCGCGCATTGCCGCCGGTGAAAAAGTATTCCCGCATATTTTCGGAACCGACACTGCCGGCAGAGATTATGCCATCCGTGTCATTTACGGCGCAAGGGTTTCTTTACTGGTAGGTTTCTTCGCCAGCATCATCGTTTTGATCATCGGCGTTACCTACGGTTCTATAGCCGGTTATTTCGGCGGCAAAGTGGATTTGTTTATGATGCGAATTGTCGACATTATCTATTCCCTACCCGACCTCTTAATGATAATTCTGCTCTCGGTGGTATTAAAAACGGTACTCGCTCCGGTGATCGAGGGCTCTTGGTTTTCTAAATTGGGAACCGGAATGATCAGTATTTTCATTGTATTCGCATTGTTATACTGGGTTAGTATGGCGCGTTTGATCCGCGGTCAGATTCTCTCGATCAAACAAGAAGAATATGTCCTTACGGCAAAATCCATCGGTGCAAGCGCTTTTCGCATTATTCGCAAGCATATCCTGCCAAACTGCATCAGCATCATTATCATCACCACGGCACTCCAAATTCCTTCGGCAATCTTTACGGAAAGCTTTCTCAGTTTTTTAGGTCTCGGCGTCTCAATTCCGATGCCGAGTTTGGGTTCTCTTGCTTCCGATGCGCTCACGGGTATTTACAGTTATGCTTATCGTTTGGTTATTCCGGCTGTCTTTATCTGTTTGATCGTGCTTTCGCTGAACCTTCTGGGCGACGGTTTGCGCGACGCCTTCGATCCGAAGCTGAAGAATTAA
- a CDS encoding ABC transporter ATP-binding protein, producing the protein MKLLEVRNLQTSFFTAAGEVKAVNGVSFNLDEGKVLGIVGESGSGKSVTAYSILQILTNPGKIVGGSIKLRGQELVDCGEKVMSTIRGNKISIIFQDPMTSLNPVFSIGNQLMEAIMLHTNRDKKQAQERAIEMLSLVGVNEPQKRMNQYPHEFSGGMRQRVMIAMALACEPDILIADEPTTALDVTIQAQILELMKDLQKKMGMAIILITHDLGVIADMCDEVIVMYAGQFCERGTADEIFYNPQHEYTKGLIRSIPTVSDEKEKLKPIGGSPIDLLNMPAGCPFSPRCENAMKICLTENAREIVINEKHISRCWYNIKKCIDGGTLTPDQIKELYLDD; encoded by the coding sequence ATGAAATTACTAGAAGTCAGAAATTTGCAGACCTCGTTTTTTACAGCGGCGGGTGAAGTGAAAGCTGTAAACGGTGTTTCGTTTAATTTGGATGAGGGAAAAGTGCTTGGAATCGTCGGCGAATCCGGATCCGGTAAAAGTGTTACCGCTTATTCCATTCTTCAGATTTTAACCAATCCCGGTAAAATTGTAGGCGGCAGCATAAAACTAAGAGGTCAGGAACTGGTTGACTGCGGAGAAAAAGTGATGAGTACGATTCGCGGTAATAAAATCAGCATCATTTTTCAGGACCCGATGACCAGCTTAAATCCCGTTTTTTCGATCGGGAATCAGCTTATGGAAGCAATTATGCTTCACACAAACCGTGATAAAAAACAAGCACAGGAGAGAGCAATTGAAATGCTCTCCCTCGTCGGTGTCAATGAACCTCAAAAAAGAATGAATCAATATCCGCACGAATTCTCCGGCGGTATGCGTCAGCGTGTTATGATCGCTATGGCACTGGCTTGTGAACCGGATATTCTGATCGCGGACGAACCCACAACCGCACTTGACGTAACCATTCAGGCTCAGATTCTGGAACTGATGAAAGACCTCCAAAAGAAGATGGGAATGGCAATCATCTTGATTACCCACGATCTGGGCGTTATCGCTGATATGTGTGATGAGGTTATCGTAATGTATGCCGGCCAATTCTGCGAACGGGGCACGGCAGATGAAATCTTCTATAATCCACAGCACGAATATACCAAAGGGTTGATTCGTTCCATTCCAACCGTTTCCGATGAAAAAGAAAAACTCAAACCGATCGGCGGTTCTCCTATTGATCTGCTCAATATGCCGGCCGGCTGTCCGTTTTCGCCTCGCTGCGAAAATGCCATGAAAATCTGTCTCACCGAAAACGCCCGTGAGATTGTGATCAACGAAAAACATATCTCGAGATGTTGGTACAACATTAAAAAATGTATCGATGGCGGTACTTTGACGCCGGATCAGATAAAGGAGCTGTATTTAGATGATTAA
- a CDS encoding ATP-binding cassette domain-containing protein: MINDKNLLEVNHLKQYFDVPTGFIGSIPLKAVDDVSFSIKEGETLGLVGESGCGKTTVGRTLLQLYKPTGGEIIFDGKKISDKKSIREMRKKAQMVFQDPYSSLDPRMTIGDIIGEPLDVHKLYSSKKERQEKIKNLMDIVGLSSEHATRYAHEFSGGQRQRIGIARALAVDPKFIVCDEPVSALDVSIQAQIINMFESLQKQLHLTYLFIAHDLLIVKHISNRIAVMYLGKIVEVAPANELYHKPLHPYTVSLLSAVPIPDPEYARTHKRITLEGDVPSPLHMPSGCPFRTRCPKATKECAETAPTLQEISPNHYVSCLHI; this comes from the coding sequence ATGATTAATGATAAAAATTTGCTCGAAGTCAATCATTTGAAGCAGTATTTTGATGTCCCCACCGGTTTTATCGGATCTATCCCGTTGAAAGCGGTAGACGATGTTTCTTTTTCGATCAAAGAAGGCGAAACACTCGGTTTGGTCGGTGAATCCGGATGCGGTAAAACCACCGTCGGACGAACATTGCTGCAATTGTATAAACCTACGGGCGGAGAAATTATTTTTGACGGAAAGAAAATCTCCGATAAAAAATCCATCAGAGAAATGCGGAAAAAGGCCCAAATGGTCTTTCAGGACCCCTACTCTTCCCTCGATCCCCGCATGACCATCGGGGATATCATCGGTGAGCCGCTGGATGTACACAAACTCTATTCCTCTAAAAAAGAACGGCAGGAAAAAATCAAGAATTTGATGGACATCGTCGGGCTCTCCAGTGAGCACGCAACTCGTTATGCGCACGAATTTTCCGGCGGTCAGCGGCAGCGCATCGGTATTGCACGCGCTTTGGCGGTTGATCCGAAATTCATCGTTTGCGACGAGCCCGTTTCCGCGCTTGACGTCTCGATTCAAGCACAAATTATCAACATGTTTGAGAGTCTGCAAAAACAACTTCATTTGACCTATCTGTTCATTGCGCATGATCTCTTGATCGTTAAGCATATCTCGAACCGGATTGCCGTTATGTATTTGGGTAAAATAGTTGAGGTCGCTCCGGCCAATGAGCTTTATCATAAACCGCTTCATCCTTATACCGTTTCTCTGCTTTCGGCTGTTCCGATTCCAGACCCCGAATATGCAAGAACACACAAGCGGATTACGCTTGAAGGCGACGTCCCAAGCCCACTGCACATGCCGAGCGGATGCCCGTTCAGAACAAGATGTCCAAAAGCGACAAAAGAGTGTGCTGAAACAGCGCCGACTTTGCAAGAAATTTCTCCGAATCATTACGTTTCTTGCTTGCATATTTGA
- a CDS encoding peptide ABC transporter substrate-binding protein has translation MKKTVSILLALFMVFGLAIGCSPKEATPSEMTVCVGPYPDTIDPALNSAVDGATYIIHAFSGLVGYRQNASGNLELFADCAKELPTATTTADGKTQYVFELKDDLKWSDGTPLTAADFIYAWNRAASPVTAADYGYMFDVIDGYSEIMAAFEPANEAQSAADDAAAAAEAAVGTADEETTAAAATAAQETADAAYAAAVEAASALSLNVTASEDGKTLTVVLPVDVPYFMELCAFPAYMPVKQSVVDGNESWATAAETYISNGPYKVTEFTQAQLVMEKNENYYNADAIKTDKLVFPFNDDDSSLLANYQSGAYLFIDSVPNDEIETLKTQYPDEFVVTGQLGTYYICFNINDAALSEFTPEEAVKIRTAMSLLIDRNYIVNDIGKVGQVPAAGFVAMGLTEPDGSEYISKNGYNGDGTGYYSVAAEDYSSNCDQAITLLKEVAASSGKFTVSEDNKVVGFPELSYIFNTSTGHQKIAEYLQAVFGTYGFTINVSSQEWGTFLNTRKNGDYSIARNGWLGDYNDPISFLDMWTTNSGNNDTQFGRDANATYAGYSYNGQTGLTWAESYDVIIAAVKASKDPVERFALMHQAENLLMSTGCICPLYYYTDIYMISPSIDGFFASPLGFKYFMYASVTAE, from the coding sequence ATGAAAAAGACAGTAAGTATTCTGCTGGCATTGTTTATGGTCTTCGGTCTTGCCATCGGTTGCTCGCCCAAAGAAGCGACTCCGTCGGAAATGACCGTCTGTGTCGGTCCGTATCCCGATACGATCGACCCTGCCCTGAACAGCGCGGTAGATGGCGCAACCTATATCATCCATGCCTTCTCCGGTCTGGTTGGATATAGACAGAATGCATCCGGTAATTTGGAACTCTTTGCCGACTGCGCAAAAGAGCTTCCTACCGCAACCACAACTGCTGATGGAAAAACTCAGTATGTTTTCGAACTCAAAGATGATCTCAAATGGAGCGACGGTACCCCGCTGACAGCTGCTGATTTCATCTATGCATGGAACAGAGCTGCTTCTCCGGTTACAGCCGCTGATTACGGCTACATGTTCGATGTCATCGACGGTTATTCCGAAATCATGGCTGCGTTCGAGCCGGCCAATGAAGCGCAATCAGCAGCAGACGATGCAGCCGCAGCGGCAGAAGCCGCCGTGGGAACTGCAGATGAAGAAACAACCGCAGCAGCGGCAACTGCAGCTCAGGAAACAGCGGATGCAGCATATGCAGCCGCGGTTGAAGCAGCATCGGCTCTTTCTCTGAATGTTACTGCTTCTGAAGACGGCAAAACCCTGACGGTTGTGCTTCCGGTTGATGTTCCCTACTTCATGGAACTCTGCGCTTTCCCGGCTTATATGCCTGTTAAACAATCCGTTGTCGACGGCAACGAGAGCTGGGCAACAGCAGCTGAGACCTATATCAGCAATGGCCCGTACAAAGTGACCGAGTTCACACAGGCTCAGCTGGTTATGGAGAAGAATGAGAACTATTACAATGCCGACGCCATCAAGACGGATAAACTGGTTTTCCCGTTCAATGACGACGACAGCTCGCTGCTGGCAAACTATCAGAGCGGCGCTTATCTGTTCATCGACTCGGTTCCGAACGATGAAATCGAAACACTCAAAACCCAATATCCGGACGAATTTGTTGTCACCGGTCAGCTTGGAACTTATTACATCTGCTTCAACATCAATGACGCCGCTCTTTCCGAATTCACTCCGGAAGAAGCTGTCAAGATCAGAACAGCGATGTCTCTGCTGATCGACAGAAACTACATCGTCAACGATATCGGTAAGGTCGGTCAGGTTCCGGCGGCCGGATTTGTCGCTATGGGACTCACCGAACCGGACGGCTCAGAGTATATCTCCAAGAACGGTTATAACGGCGACGGTACCGGTTACTACAGTGTTGCTGCTGAGGATTATTCCTCCAACTGCGATCAGGCGATTACACTTCTGAAGGAAGTCGCGGCGTCTTCCGGCAAATTCACTGTCAGCGAGGACAATAAAGTTGTCGGATTCCCCGAACTCTCCTATATCTTCAACACAAGCACCGGTCACCAGAAAATTGCTGAATATCTGCAGGCTGTGTTCGGCACTTACGGATTCACGATCAATGTCTCGTCTCAGGAATGGGGCACGTTCCTCAACACCCGTAAGAACGGTGACTATTCCATCGCGAGAAACGGTTGGCTGGGCGACTATAATGACCCCATCTCCTTCCTCGATATGTGGACGACAAACAGCGGCAATAATGACACCCAATTCGGCAGAGACGCCAACGCCACTTATGCCGGCTACAGCTACAACGGCCAGACCGGTTTGACCTGGGCAGAGTCCTATGACGTGATCATCGCTGCAGTCAAGGCTTCCAAGGATCCGGTTGAGCGTTTTGCACTGATGCATCAAGCCGAAAACCTGCTGATGAGCACCGGCTGCATCTGCCCGCTCTACTACTACACTGATATCTACATGATCAGCCCGTCAATCGATGGATTCTTTGCGAGCCCGCTGGGATTCAAGTACTTCATGTACGCTTCGGTTACTGCTGAATAA
- the pdxT gene encoding pyridoxal 5'-phosphate synthase glutaminase subunit PdxT gives MTTIAILAFQGAFIEHRRMLEKLGANSFEIRKKSDLNRPFDGLILPGGESTTMGKLLVDLDMMNPIRDLIQNGLPVFGTCAGMILLAKKIDNESVSHLATMDITVVRNAYGRQLGSFNAVSDFDGKPIDMTFIRAPYIKSAESPVKILSTVDGKIVAAQQGSQLVTAFHPELTNNTTVHKHFLNMIE, from the coding sequence ATGACAACAATTGCAATACTGGCTTTTCAGGGTGCTTTTATCGAACACCGGCGCATGCTTGAAAAACTCGGTGCAAACAGCTTCGAGATTCGTAAAAAGAGCGATCTGAACCGGCCTTTTGACGGGTTAATCCTGCCCGGCGGCGAGAGCACCACGATGGGAAAGCTGCTCGTTGACCTCGATATGATGAACCCGATCCGTGACTTGATTCAAAACGGCTTGCCCGTCTTCGGCACCTGCGCCGGTATGATCTTGCTGGCGAAAAAGATTGATAACGAATCCGTTTCACATCTTGCCACAATGGATATCACCGTCGTGCGCAACGCTTACGGCCGACAGCTCGGCAGCTTCAACGCGGTCTCGGACTTCGACGGTAAACCGATTGATATGACCTTCATCCGCGCGCCGTATATCAAATCCGCAGAAAGTCCTGTTAAAATCCTCTCAACCGTAGACGGTAAAATCGTCGCAGCGCAGCAGGGCAGCCAACTCGTTACCGCTTTTCACCCCGAACTCACAAACAATACTACCGTACACAAACACTTTCTTAACATGATCGAGTAA
- the pdxS gene encoding pyridoxal 5'-phosphate synthase lyase subunit PdxS, translating into MTNDRYELNKQLAQMLKGGVIMDVTSPEQAAIAEKAGACAVMALERIPADIRAAGGVSRMSDPKMIKGIQAAVSIPVMAKCRIGHFAEAQILEAVEIDYIDESEVLSPADDIYHIDKTKFKVPFVCGAKDLGEALRRISEGASMIRTKGEPGTGDIIQAVRHMRKMQSEIRRMTSISEDELFEAAKQLQVPYDLLLYVHENGKIPVVNFAAGGVATPADAALMMQLGAEGVFVGSGIFKSGNPAKRAAAIVKAVTNYNDPKILAELSEDLGEAMVGINEGEIELLMAERGK; encoded by the coding sequence ATGACAAACGACAGATACGAATTGAATAAACAACTCGCGCAGATGTTAAAGGGCGGGGTCATCATGGACGTGACCAGCCCCGAACAAGCCGCCATTGCCGAAAAAGCGGGTGCGTGCGCGGTCATGGCGCTTGAACGCATTCCCGCCGACATCCGCGCCGCCGGCGGCGTCTCGCGCATGAGCGATCCCAAGATGATAAAAGGCATCCAAGCCGCCGTTTCGATTCCGGTCATGGCCAAGTGCCGCATCGGCCATTTTGCCGAAGCGCAGATTCTCGAGGCCGTCGAGATCGACTACATCGACGAGAGCGAAGTTCTTTCGCCCGCTGACGACATTTATCACATCGACAAAACGAAATTTAAGGTACCGTTCGTCTGCGGTGCAAAGGACCTCGGAGAAGCCCTGCGGCGCATCAGCGAGGGCGCATCGATGATCCGCACCAAAGGCGAACCCGGCACGGGCGACATCATCCAGGCCGTCCGCCATATGCGCAAGATGCAGAGCGAGATCAGGCGCATGACCTCCATCAGCGAAGACGAACTTTTCGAAGCCGCAAAACAACTCCAAGTTCCCTATGATCTGCTGCTCTACGTCCATGAAAACGGCAAGATTCCGGTGGTGAACTTCGCCGCAGGCGGTGTCGCAACTCCGGCAGACGCTGCTTTAATGATGCAACTGGGCGCGGAAGGCGTCTTTGTCGGTTCGGGTATCTTCAAGTCCGGCAATCCCGCAAAACGCGCAGCAGCCATCGTCAAGGCCGTAACGAACTACAACGACCCGAAAATATTAGCGGAACTCTCCGAAGACCTCGGCGAGGCCATGGTCGGCATCAATGAGGGCGAAATCGAACTGCTGATGGCGGAGCGCGGAAAATAA
- a CDS encoding PLP-dependent aminotransferase family protein: protein MLTYDLSSRGNVPIYLYLYNCIKADIENGVIKPDEKLPSKRNLAEHLKISVLTVQNAYLALLSEGYLYSRVRSGYYASALEHVNRTAPVKKAETDEPVQKEPEWVIDFCDNNIDAANFPFSIWSKQMREVLNEGVALEKIPAAGVLALRIAIADFLYHFRGMAVSPEQIIIGAGTEYLYGLLVKLLGKDKIYAVEDPGYRKIAAVYHAENVECRYIGLDKHGISSAELAESGADIVHISPAHHFPTGIVMPIKRRQEILNWANEQAGRFIIEDDYDSEFRFAEKPIPTMQSIDAQGKVIYMNTFSKTISPSIRISYLVLPQALLARFREELGFYACTVSGFEQYALAKFIQNGYFERHINRMKKAYKAKRNLIIKAIKNSALSRNAEILEENAGLHFILKLKTALSDEEIVRRAKENGIKISCLSQYCFRQEHAAPGMVIINYSGINTDRLDGVITALGIIIL, encoded by the coding sequence ATGTTGACTTATGATTTATCGAGTAGAGGGAATGTCCCGATCTATCTGTATTTATATAACTGCATCAAAGCCGACATTGAGAACGGTGTGATAAAACCGGATGAAAAGCTGCCATCCAAGCGCAATCTGGCGGAACACCTGAAAATCAGCGTTTTGACCGTGCAGAACGCCTATCTTGCGCTGCTGTCGGAGGGCTATCTCTATTCTCGCGTCAGAAGCGGATATTATGCCTCGGCACTGGAACATGTGAACCGTACCGCACCCGTGAAAAAGGCGGAGACGGACGAACCCGTGCAAAAAGAGCCGGAATGGGTGATCGATTTCTGCGACAACAACATCGACGCGGCGAATTTTCCGTTTTCGATTTGGTCGAAACAGATGCGCGAAGTATTAAACGAAGGCGTGGCCTTGGAAAAAATCCCGGCGGCGGGTGTTTTGGCGCTGCGGATTGCCATTGCAGACTTTTTATATCATTTTCGCGGTATGGCGGTTTCACCCGAACAGATCATCATCGGCGCGGGAACGGAATATCTCTACGGGCTGCTGGTCAAGCTGCTCGGGAAAGACAAGATTTACGCGGTTGAAGACCCGGGCTACCGAAAAATCGCGGCGGTCTACCACGCCGAAAACGTGGAGTGCCGCTATATCGGGCTGGATAAACACGGGATTTCGTCGGCGGAACTGGCTGAAAGCGGCGCGGACATCGTGCATATTTCGCCCGCGCACCACTTCCCCACCGGCATTGTGATGCCGATTAAAAGGCGGCAGGAGATTTTAAATTGGGCGAACGAACAAGCGGGACGCTTCATTATCGAGGATGATTACGACAGCGAGTTCCGGTTTGCCGAGAAGCCGATTCCCACGATGCAAAGCATCGACGCGCAGGGCAAAGTGATCTATATGAACACGTTTTCAAAGACGATCTCGCCGTCGATCCGCATCAGCTATCTGGTGCTGCCGCAGGCGCTGCTGGCGCGTTTTCGGGAAGAACTCGGATTTTACGCCTGCACGGTGTCGGGATTCGAGCAGTATGCGTTGGCGAAGTTCATTCAAAACGGGTATTTTGAGCGGCACATCAATCGCATGAAAAAGGCGTATAAGGCCAAGCGGAATCTGATTATCAAGGCGATTAAAAATAGTGCCCTGAGCCGCAACGCCGAGATTTTGGAGGAAAACGCGGGGCTGCATTTTATCTTAAAGCTGAAAACGGCGCTTTCGGACGAGGAGATTGTTCGTCGGGCAAAAGAAAACGGCATTAAAATATCCTGCCTGTCGCAGTATTGCTTCAGGCAGGAACACGCCGCGCCCGGCATGGTAATTATCAACTACTCCGGCATCAACACGGATCGGTTGGATGGGGTGATAACAGCTTTAGGAATTATCATTTTGTAG
- a CDS encoding DNA alkylation repair protein yields the protein MNPIETIQTQLFALRDETYRDFNRKLILNIDLQTIIGVRTPELRKLAKELMRENAHERTKEQGTSESNTVDKFLQTLPHTYFEENQLHAFLIEQIKDYGEALAATEAFLPYVDNWATCDQLSPKVFKKHPPELETRIKTWISSGKTYTIRFGIGMLLTHFLDGNFKPEYLEWVAVVRSEEYYVNMMIAWYFATALAKQYDAALPYIEQRRLSPWTHNKAIQKALESYRVSEEAKMNLKLSK from the coding sequence ATGAACCCAATCGAAACCATCCAAACCCAGCTTTTCGCTTTGCGGGACGAAACCTACCGGGATTTCAACCGCAAACTGATCCTGAACATCGATCTGCAGACGATCATCGGCGTGCGCACGCCGGAACTGCGCAAGCTGGCCAAGGAACTCATGCGTGAGAATGCGCACGAGCGCACAAAAGAGCAGGGGACTTCCGAATCAAACACAGTAGACAAGTTCCTGCAAACCCTGCCGCATACCTACTTCGAGGAAAACCAGCTGCACGCGTTTTTGATCGAGCAGATCAAAGATTACGGCGAAGCTCTCGCGGCGACAGAGGCATTTTTGCCGTATGTAGACAATTGGGCGACCTGCGACCAGCTCTCGCCGAAGGTGTTCAAAAAGCACCCGCCGGAACTCGAAACCCGAATCAAAACGTGGATTTCCTCCGGCAAGACCTATACCATCCGCTTTGGCATCGGGATGCTGCTGACGCACTTTTTGGACGGCAACTTCAAGCCGGAATATCTCGAATGGGTCGCGGTCGTGAGGTCAGAGGAGTATTACGTCAACATGATGATCGCATGGTATTTTGCGACGGCGCTGGCCAAGCAGTATGACGCCGCCCTCCCGTACATCGAGCAGCGCCGCCTTTCCCCATGGACGCACAATAAAGCCATCCAAAAAGCCCTCGAAAGCTATCGTGTCAGCGAGGAAGCAAAAATGAACTTAAAATTGTCAAAATGA
- a CDS encoding VOC family protein — MKFKMVHENYNVSDLNASLAFYEKALGLTEVRRHTNDDFTIVFIGNNESEFELELTQLKNHPQKYDLGESEFHLAFRVDDYAAAHKRHEEMGCICYENTKMNLYFIEDPDGYWLEILPSRK; from the coding sequence ATGAAATTCAAAATGGTCCATGAAAACTACAATGTCAGCGATCTGAACGCTTCACTCGCTTTTTACGAAAAGGCGCTCGGCTTGACCGAAGTCCGTCGTCATACGAACGACGATTTTACCATTGTTTTTATCGGAAACAACGAGTCCGAGTTTGAGTTGGAACTGACTCAGCTCAAAAACCACCCGCAGAAATACGACCTCGGCGAATCCGAGTTCCATCTGGCATTTCGTGTAGATGATTATGCAGCCGCGCATAAACGCCACGAGGAGATGGGCTGCATCTGTTATGAAAACACAAAGATGAACCTGTATTTCATCGAAGACCCCGACGGTTATTGGCTCGAAATCCTCCCTTCGCGTAAATAA
- a CDS encoding MBL fold metallo-hydrolase, with protein MTVQYIFHSGFLLETAARYYLFDYYQGELPQLDTQKPIVVFSSHNHRDHFNPEIFTILNSMDMKDIYAVLSKDISEKKYPKDIEVLTVRANIACELPCGEHLETLQSTDSGVAFLLTTEEGVIYHAGDLNDWFWDGEPDNDNKQMRGSYRHEINKLKGRKIDVAFIPLDPRQDAHYADGLLYFLAVADAKCVYPMHYWQKPETIDRFLSEYPQYRDAIRYPEKQ; from the coding sequence ATGACCGTGCAATACATCTTTCACAGCGGATTTTTGCTTGAGACAGCGGCGCGTTATTATCTCTTTGATTATTATCAGGGAGAGCTTCCTCAGCTTGACACGCAAAAACCCATAGTTGTATTCAGCAGCCATAACCATCGCGATCATTTCAATCCCGAAATTTTCACGATTCTCAATTCAATGGACATGAAAGACATTTATGCGGTTCTCTCCAAGGATATTTCCGAGAAGAAATACCCCAAAGACATTGAGGTATTGACCGTTCGCGCCAATATCGCTTGTGAATTGCCATGCGGCGAACATCTGGAGACCTTGCAGTCCACCGACAGTGGCGTGGCGTTTCTGCTCACAACAGAAGAGGGTGTTATCTATCATGCCGGCGACCTGAACGATTGGTTTTGGGACGGCGAGCCCGATAACGACAATAAACAAATGCGCGGCAGTTACCGCCACGAAATCAATAAACTTAAAGGCCGCAAAATCGATGTCGCTTTCATTCCGCTCGACCCGAGACAGGATGCGCATTATGCCGACGGGCTTCTTTATTTCCTCGCGGTTGCCGACGCGAAATGCGTTTATCCGATGCACTATTGGCAAAAGCCCGAAACCATCGACCGCTTTTTATCCGAATATCCGCAGTATCGTGACGCGATTCGGTATCCCGAAAAACAATAG
- a CDS encoding zinc ribbon domain-containing protein, with the protein MFCSRCGSPIIDGARFCGHCGNPLDNPPQKPTASGIPVTIACYIFDGLIAKHPAVLWLDQQHCVFLRIEESLLNQIVQGTPPPAKRVSQQRLVALAFNPYAEHLREYSFDDLCHRFPNSIVLETNKISSFSCLQEYDTERHEPDPNIRFTLKTDTEKHKGMFEREAKLYLKEPFMRVCLQNRYSYRERNY; encoded by the coding sequence ATGTTTTGCTCAAGATGCGGTAGCCCGATCATTGACGGAGCGCGTTTTTGCGGACACTGCGGGAATCCGCTCGACAATCCTCCGCAAAAACCAACGGCATCGGGAATTCCGGTCACAATTGCCTGTTACATATTTGACGGGCTTATTGCAAAACATCCGGCGGTGCTGTGGCTGGATCAACAGCACTGTGTTTTTCTTCGGATTGAAGAATCGCTTTTAAATCAAATCGTGCAGGGAACACCTCCGCCGGCAAAACGTGTTTCGCAGCAAAGGTTGGTCGCGCTGGCTTTTAATCCTTATGCGGAACATCTGCGGGAATATTCGTTTGATGATCTTTGCCATCGTTTCCCGAACAGCATTGTCCTTGAAACGAATAAAATCTCATCTTTTTCTTGCTTGCAGGAGTATGACACCGAACGCCATGAGCCCGATCCGAATATCCGCTTCACGCTCAAGACCGACACCGAGAAACACAAAGGGATGTTTGAGCGTGAAGCAAAGCTTTATTTAAAAGAACCCTTTATGCGCGTCTGCCTTCAAAACAGGTACAGTTACCGGGAAAGAAATTATTAG